A stretch of the Odontesthes bonariensis isolate fOdoBon6 chromosome 5, fOdoBon6.hap1, whole genome shotgun sequence genome encodes the following:
- the LOC142380141 gene encoding C-Jun-amino-terminal kinase-interacting protein 4 isoform X3 — MEYSERVLCGTGEVDLDPNIVSEEAGKLYSELQTVIETHGESVVESLVPIFVWVLEGLATCKAQLREREEEVEREKTEREELLERYQAEKALRKESQERYLELDDQIEQERRAMKGREKERERRERDLEKKAREQADQLVALEEHKANLSRELSTLRHTNNKLTLTYRELLEKRKDSERDSPLRNHVRPKVADHPSHQVLSESSVNEKIIKRPHSNSGPPYLEDLIAKNEKPIAFVAKPSGDQILTDIISSTPELTHFHDCVKASTPVRPNTEEPLKDESEASLEDQMRERDELKVEEKGGEVQKNEQEQQEVEVDEDDSMEWELRNTDSVFSELSELSRDYVDSVDQGASIRGSADQFEEILAQFEELKVIHELVEAARKALIFRVVELTDDRSALILEVATLQETVSRLEGRMKEKEEEIKRLRRELEACQSEGPDACLPTSTRQFSRSEMARVVMEKNQYKQRLFELQEAMRHSQTLRATKEEKYTEEGRSSVWRRFNRLFGLTKGPLVPPSTSALFIATSPSLSRSPLGSPQLPSTIRAQAESASPAVVSPRVRRRELYREMRSYIWGTLGKRQIHGWSTPLTGTQSQEPVPEPKDVPVLVQLRLLDQRDSTAKLNCAVAVSPEISGEPTCSVWVVSGPASCSDITVIDPARSNTVLDQFSLPPTAPALCICAVPPIGKSAGTVWIGTQEGSVLLHRASADRRCCLQSVCLSEGVHSLMYSNSQVIAGLADGTLAFFSHTSDGWNLQSHSVMPLGSNPLQPIRCCLVKGGRLWVGYWNKVHVVDTDSKKVEQIFSVSERSEQQVRFLCAGGSGVWTSCRLDPILRLFDWSTGRPLQEVDFSSLVTKSLGLPYLTLSPLQISSLTVISGRLWVGTGGGAIFSIPLSITSEDASIPYSLTASAQLSYHGHRQAVRFITAAPGCLITSPGSSHVTTAQLILSGGEGYINFRIGDDASDDSTEVSQAATPQRSERSHMIIWQNPPPSMPSPAL, encoded by the exons ATGGAGTACAGTGAAAGAGTGCTGTGTGGGACAGGGGAGGTGGACCTGGACCCCAACATTGTGAGTGAAGAAGCAGGGAAACTGTATTCAGAACTACAG ACTGTTATTGAGACTCATGGTGAAAGCGTTGTGGAGTCCCTGGTACCCATATTTGTGTGGGTCCTGGAGGGGCTGGCGACCTGCAAGGCCCAGCTCAGAGAGCGAGAGGAGGAAGTGGAGAGGGAGAAAACTGAGCGAGAGGAGCTGCTGGAGAGATACCAAGCAGAGAAAGCACTGAGGAAAGAGAGTCAAGAG agGTATCTGGAGTTGGATGACCAAATTGAACAGGAGAGGAGAGCCATGAAGGGGAGGGAAAAGGAGCGAGAACGGCGAGAGCGAGATCTGGAGAAGAAAGCAAGAGAACAAGCTGATCAGT TGGTGGCCTTGGAGGAGCACAAGGCAAATCTGAGTAGAGAGCTGAGTACACTGAGACACACTAACAACAAG TTGACTCTCACATATCGGGAACTTCTGGAAAAGAGGAAGGATTCTGAAAGGGACTCTCCTTTGAG GAATCATGTGCGCCCCAAGGTTGCTGACCATCCATCTCACCAAGTGTTGTCAGAATCCAGTGTTAACGAAAAG ATTATTAAAAGACCACATTCAAACTCTGGTCCCCCATATTTGGAAGATCTAATAGCCAAGAATGAAAAACCGATTGCCTTTGTTGCAAAGCCTTCTGGAGATCAGATTCTCACTGACATCATAAGCTCGACCCCTGAGCTGACACACTTTCACGACTGTGTTAAGGCGAG CACCCCAGTTAGGCCCAACACCGAAGAGCCACTTAAAGATGAGTCTGAGGCCAGCTTGGAGGACCAGATGAGGGAAAGGGATGAGCTCAAAGTGGAAGagaagggaggagaggtgcagaAAAatgagcaggagcagcaggaggtggaggtggacgAAGATGACAGTATGGAGTGGGAACTCCGCAACACCGACTCCGTATTCTCTGAACTGTCAGAGCTGAGTCGAGATTACGTGGACAGTGTGGACCAAGGGGCCAGTATTAGAG GAAGCGCAGACCAGTTTGAGGAGATTCTTGCTCAGTTTGAGGAACTGAAAGTCATCCA CGAGTTAGTGGAAGCCGCCCGTAAGGCTTTGATATTTCGGGTCGTCGAGCTGACCGACGACCGCTCGGCTCTCATCCTGGAAGTTGCCACTCTTCAGGAAACGGTTTCAAGATTGGAGGGGCGGatgaaggagaaggaggaggaaattAAGAG ACTGCGGAGAGAGCTGGAGGCATGCCAGTCTGAGGGTCCCGAT GCCTGTCTGCCCACGTCCACGCGTCAGTTCTCGCGTTCTGAAATGGCCCGTGTGGTCATGGAGAAGAACCAGTATAAGCAGCGTCTGTTTGAGCTGCAGGAGGCCATGAGACATAGCCAGACACTCCG GGCGACAAAGGAGGAGAAGTACACAGAGGAAGGAAGGTCAAGCGTTTGGAGACG aTTCAACCGCTTGTTTGGCCTGACAAAGGGACCACTCGTACCACCTTCCACTTCTGCATTGTTCATAGCAACTTCACCATCACTCAGCCGCTCTCCTCTGGGATCGCCACAGCTACCATCTACCATTCGAGCCCAGGCTGA ATCTGCTTCTCCTGCTGTCGTTTCACCGCGTGTCAGGAGGAGGGAACTCTACAGAGAAATGCGCTCCTACATTTGGGGGACTCTGGGAAAGCGGCAGATACATGGTTGGAGCACGCCACTGACAGGCACACAG TCCCAGGAACCTGTACCTGAGCCTAAAGATGTGCCTGTCCTAGTCCAGCTAAGACTGTTGGATCAAAGAGACTCCACTGCCAAG ctgaACTGTGCTGTTGCAGTCTCACCCGAGATCTCCGGAGAGCCCACA TGTTCTGTGTGGGTAGTTTCTGGCCCTGCCTCCTGCAGTGATATTACAGTGATTGATCCAGCACGGTCCAACACAGTACTGGATCAGTTCAGCCTCCCTCCCACAGCCCCTGCCCTCTGCATCTGCGCTGTGCCTCCCATAG GTAAATCTGCAGGGACTGTGTGGATTGGAACTCAGGAAGGAAG CGTTCTATTACATCGAGCCTCTGCTGACAGGAGATGCTGTCTGCAGTCAGTATGTCTCTCAGAGGGCGTTCATTCACTCAT GTATTCCAACAGTCAGGTTATAGCTGGTTTAGCTGATGGGACTCTGGCATTTTTCTCACACACTTCAG ATGGCTGGAATCTGCAGTCACACTCTGTGATGCCTCTTGGATCAAACCCTTTGCAGCCCATTCGCTGTTGCCTTGTTAAAGGTGGCCGTCTGTGGGTGGGGTACTGGAACAAAGTTCATGTGGTCGACACCGACAGCAAGAAGGTGGAG CAAATATTTTCAGTGTCGGAGCGCAGTGAGCAACAGGTTCGCTTCCTGTGTGCGGGGGGAAGCGGCGTCTGGACGTCCTGCCGACTCGACCCAATCCTCAGGCTGTTTGATTGGTCCACTGGACGGCCGCTGCAGGAAGTCGATTTTTCTTCTTTGGTCACAAAATCATTAG GCCTGCCCTACCTGACGCTCTCACCTCTCCAGATCTCTTCTCTAACTGTCATCTCTGGTCGTCTGTGGGTGGGCACAGGAGGTGGTGCCATTTTCTCCATCCCCTTGTCTATAA CCTCAGAAGATGCGTCCATCCCGTACAGCTTAACCGCATCAGCCCAGCTGTCCTACCATGGACACAGACAAGCGGTCAGATTCATCACTGCTGCACCCG GTTGTTTGATCACCTCTCCTGGCAGCAGCCATGTCACTACCGCTCAGCTCATCCTCAGTGGAGGAGAGGGCTATATCAATTTCCGAATTG GAGATGATGCAAGTGACGATTCGACTGAGGTGTCTCAGGCGGCCACCCCGCAGCGCTCAGAACGCAGTCACATGATCATCTGGCAGAATCCCCCTCCCTCTATGCCCAGCCCTGCACTCTGA
- the LOC142380141 gene encoding C-Jun-amino-terminal kinase-interacting protein 4 isoform X4: MEYSERVLCGTGEVDLDPNIVSEEAGKLYSELQTVIETHGESVVESLVPIFVWVLEGLATCKAQLREREEEVEREKTEREELLERYQAEKALRKESQERYLELDDQIEQERRAMKGREKERERRERDLEKKAREQADQLVALEEHKANLSRELSTLRHTNNKLTLTYRELLEKRKDSERDSPLRNHVRPKVADHPSHQVLSESSVNEKIIKRPHSNSGPPYLEDLIAKNEKPIAFVAKPSGDQILTDIISSTPELTHFHDCVKASTPVRPNTEEPLKDESEASLEDQMRERDELKVEEKGGEVQKNEQEQQEVEVDEDDSMEWELRNTDSVFSELSELSRDYVDSVDQGASIRGSADQFEEILAQFEELKVIHELVEAARKALIFRVVELTDDRSALILEVATLQETVSRLEGRMKEKEEEIKRLRRELEACQSEGPDACLPTSTRQFSRSEMARVVMEKNQYKQRLFELQEAMRHSQTLRATKEEKYTEEGRSSVWRRFNRLFGLTKGPLVPPSTSALFIATSPSLSRSPLGSPQLPSTIRAQAESASPAVVSPRVRRRELYREMRSYIWGTLGKRQIHGWSTPLTGTQEPVPEPKDVPVLVQLRLLDQRDSTAKLNCAVAVSPEISGEPTCSVWVVSGPASCSDITVIDPARSNTVLDQFSLPPTAPALCICAVPPIGKSAGTVWIGTQEGSVLLHRASADRRCCLQSVCLSEGVHSLMYSNSQVIAGLADGTLAFFSHTSDGWNLQSHSVMPLGSNPLQPIRCCLVKGGRLWVGYWNKVHVVDTDSKKVEQIFSVSERSEQQVRFLCAGGSGVWTSCRLDPILRLFDWSTGRPLQEVDFSSLVTKSLGLPYLTLSPLQISSLTVISGRLWVGTGGGAIFSIPLSITSEDASIPYSLTASAQLSYHGHRQAVRFITAAPGCLITSPGSSHVTTAQLILSGGEGYINFRIGDDASDDSTEVSQAATPQRSERSHMIIWQNPPPSMPSPAL; encoded by the exons ATGGAGTACAGTGAAAGAGTGCTGTGTGGGACAGGGGAGGTGGACCTGGACCCCAACATTGTGAGTGAAGAAGCAGGGAAACTGTATTCAGAACTACAG ACTGTTATTGAGACTCATGGTGAAAGCGTTGTGGAGTCCCTGGTACCCATATTTGTGTGGGTCCTGGAGGGGCTGGCGACCTGCAAGGCCCAGCTCAGAGAGCGAGAGGAGGAAGTGGAGAGGGAGAAAACTGAGCGAGAGGAGCTGCTGGAGAGATACCAAGCAGAGAAAGCACTGAGGAAAGAGAGTCAAGAG agGTATCTGGAGTTGGATGACCAAATTGAACAGGAGAGGAGAGCCATGAAGGGGAGGGAAAAGGAGCGAGAACGGCGAGAGCGAGATCTGGAGAAGAAAGCAAGAGAACAAGCTGATCAGT TGGTGGCCTTGGAGGAGCACAAGGCAAATCTGAGTAGAGAGCTGAGTACACTGAGACACACTAACAACAAG TTGACTCTCACATATCGGGAACTTCTGGAAAAGAGGAAGGATTCTGAAAGGGACTCTCCTTTGAG GAATCATGTGCGCCCCAAGGTTGCTGACCATCCATCTCACCAAGTGTTGTCAGAATCCAGTGTTAACGAAAAG ATTATTAAAAGACCACATTCAAACTCTGGTCCCCCATATTTGGAAGATCTAATAGCCAAGAATGAAAAACCGATTGCCTTTGTTGCAAAGCCTTCTGGAGATCAGATTCTCACTGACATCATAAGCTCGACCCCTGAGCTGACACACTTTCACGACTGTGTTAAGGCGAG CACCCCAGTTAGGCCCAACACCGAAGAGCCACTTAAAGATGAGTCTGAGGCCAGCTTGGAGGACCAGATGAGGGAAAGGGATGAGCTCAAAGTGGAAGagaagggaggagaggtgcagaAAAatgagcaggagcagcaggaggtggaggtggacgAAGATGACAGTATGGAGTGGGAACTCCGCAACACCGACTCCGTATTCTCTGAACTGTCAGAGCTGAGTCGAGATTACGTGGACAGTGTGGACCAAGGGGCCAGTATTAGAG GAAGCGCAGACCAGTTTGAGGAGATTCTTGCTCAGTTTGAGGAACTGAAAGTCATCCA CGAGTTAGTGGAAGCCGCCCGTAAGGCTTTGATATTTCGGGTCGTCGAGCTGACCGACGACCGCTCGGCTCTCATCCTGGAAGTTGCCACTCTTCAGGAAACGGTTTCAAGATTGGAGGGGCGGatgaaggagaaggaggaggaaattAAGAG ACTGCGGAGAGAGCTGGAGGCATGCCAGTCTGAGGGTCCCGAT GCCTGTCTGCCCACGTCCACGCGTCAGTTCTCGCGTTCTGAAATGGCCCGTGTGGTCATGGAGAAGAACCAGTATAAGCAGCGTCTGTTTGAGCTGCAGGAGGCCATGAGACATAGCCAGACACTCCG GGCGACAAAGGAGGAGAAGTACACAGAGGAAGGAAGGTCAAGCGTTTGGAGACG aTTCAACCGCTTGTTTGGCCTGACAAAGGGACCACTCGTACCACCTTCCACTTCTGCATTGTTCATAGCAACTTCACCATCACTCAGCCGCTCTCCTCTGGGATCGCCACAGCTACCATCTACCATTCGAGCCCAGGCTGA ATCTGCTTCTCCTGCTGTCGTTTCACCGCGTGTCAGGAGGAGGGAACTCTACAGAGAAATGCGCTCCTACATTTGGGGGACTCTGGGAAAGCGGCAGATACATGGTTGGAGCACGCCACTGACAGGCACACAG GAACCTGTACCTGAGCCTAAAGATGTGCCTGTCCTAGTCCAGCTAAGACTGTTGGATCAAAGAGACTCCACTGCCAAG ctgaACTGTGCTGTTGCAGTCTCACCCGAGATCTCCGGAGAGCCCACA TGTTCTGTGTGGGTAGTTTCTGGCCCTGCCTCCTGCAGTGATATTACAGTGATTGATCCAGCACGGTCCAACACAGTACTGGATCAGTTCAGCCTCCCTCCCACAGCCCCTGCCCTCTGCATCTGCGCTGTGCCTCCCATAG GTAAATCTGCAGGGACTGTGTGGATTGGAACTCAGGAAGGAAG CGTTCTATTACATCGAGCCTCTGCTGACAGGAGATGCTGTCTGCAGTCAGTATGTCTCTCAGAGGGCGTTCATTCACTCAT GTATTCCAACAGTCAGGTTATAGCTGGTTTAGCTGATGGGACTCTGGCATTTTTCTCACACACTTCAG ATGGCTGGAATCTGCAGTCACACTCTGTGATGCCTCTTGGATCAAACCCTTTGCAGCCCATTCGCTGTTGCCTTGTTAAAGGTGGCCGTCTGTGGGTGGGGTACTGGAACAAAGTTCATGTGGTCGACACCGACAGCAAGAAGGTGGAG CAAATATTTTCAGTGTCGGAGCGCAGTGAGCAACAGGTTCGCTTCCTGTGTGCGGGGGGAAGCGGCGTCTGGACGTCCTGCCGACTCGACCCAATCCTCAGGCTGTTTGATTGGTCCACTGGACGGCCGCTGCAGGAAGTCGATTTTTCTTCTTTGGTCACAAAATCATTAG GCCTGCCCTACCTGACGCTCTCACCTCTCCAGATCTCTTCTCTAACTGTCATCTCTGGTCGTCTGTGGGTGGGCACAGGAGGTGGTGCCATTTTCTCCATCCCCTTGTCTATAA CCTCAGAAGATGCGTCCATCCCGTACAGCTTAACCGCATCAGCCCAGCTGTCCTACCATGGACACAGACAAGCGGTCAGATTCATCACTGCTGCACCCG GTTGTTTGATCACCTCTCCTGGCAGCAGCCATGTCACTACCGCTCAGCTCATCCTCAGTGGAGGAGAGGGCTATATCAATTTCCGAATTG GAGATGATGCAAGTGACGATTCGACTGAGGTGTCTCAGGCGGCCACCCCGCAGCGCTCAGAACGCAGTCACATGATCATCTGGCAGAATCCCCCTCCCTCTATGCCCAGCCCTGCACTCTGA
- the LOC142380141 gene encoding C-Jun-amino-terminal kinase-interacting protein 4 isoform X2 — protein MEYSERVLCGTGEVDLDPNIVSEEAGKLYSELQTVIETHGESVVESLVPIFVWVLEGLATCKAQLREREEEVEREKTEREELLERYQAEKALRKESQERYLELDDQIEQERRAMKGREKERERRERDLEKKAREQADQLVALEEHKANLSRELSTLRHTNNKLTLTYRELLEKRKDSERDSPLRNHVRPKVADHPSHQVLSESSVNEKIIKRPHSNSGPPYLEDLIAKNEKPIAFVAKPSGDQILTDIISSTPELTHFHDCVKASTPVRPNTEEPLKDESEASLEDQMRERDELKVEEKGGEVQKNEQEQQEVEVDEDDSMEWELRNTDSVFSELSELSRDYVDSVDQGASIRGSADQFEEILAQFEELKVIHELVEAARKALIFRVVELTDDRSALILEVATLQETVSRLEGRMKEKEEEIKRLRRELEACQSEGPDACLPTSTRQFSRSEMARVVMEKNQYKQRLFELQEAMRHSQTLRATKEEKYTEEGRSSVWRRFNRLFGLTKGPLVPPSTSALFIATSPSLSRSPLGSPQLPSTIRAQADVKLINTSGIFSRSASPAVVSPRVRRRELYREMRSYIWGTLGKRQIHGWSTPLTGTQEPVPEPKDVPVLVQLRLLDQRDSTAKLNCAVAVSPEISGEPTCSVWVVSGPASCSDITVIDPARSNTVLDQFSLPPTAPALCICAVPPIGKSAGTVWIGTQEGSVLLHRASADRRCCLQSVCLSEGVHSLMYSNSQVIAGLADGTLAFFSHTSDGWNLQSHSVMPLGSNPLQPIRCCLVKGGRLWVGYWNKVHVVDTDSKKVEQIFSVSERSEQQVRFLCAGGSGVWTSCRLDPILRLFDWSTGRPLQEVDFSSLVTKSLGLPYLTLSPLQISSLTVISGRLWVGTGGGAIFSIPLSITSEDASIPYSLTASAQLSYHGHRQAVRFITAAPGCLITSPGSSHVTTAQLILSGGEGYINFRIGDDASDDSTEVSQAATPQRSERSHMIIWQNPPPSMPSPAL, from the exons ATGGAGTACAGTGAAAGAGTGCTGTGTGGGACAGGGGAGGTGGACCTGGACCCCAACATTGTGAGTGAAGAAGCAGGGAAACTGTATTCAGAACTACAG ACTGTTATTGAGACTCATGGTGAAAGCGTTGTGGAGTCCCTGGTACCCATATTTGTGTGGGTCCTGGAGGGGCTGGCGACCTGCAAGGCCCAGCTCAGAGAGCGAGAGGAGGAAGTGGAGAGGGAGAAAACTGAGCGAGAGGAGCTGCTGGAGAGATACCAAGCAGAGAAAGCACTGAGGAAAGAGAGTCAAGAG agGTATCTGGAGTTGGATGACCAAATTGAACAGGAGAGGAGAGCCATGAAGGGGAGGGAAAAGGAGCGAGAACGGCGAGAGCGAGATCTGGAGAAGAAAGCAAGAGAACAAGCTGATCAGT TGGTGGCCTTGGAGGAGCACAAGGCAAATCTGAGTAGAGAGCTGAGTACACTGAGACACACTAACAACAAG TTGACTCTCACATATCGGGAACTTCTGGAAAAGAGGAAGGATTCTGAAAGGGACTCTCCTTTGAG GAATCATGTGCGCCCCAAGGTTGCTGACCATCCATCTCACCAAGTGTTGTCAGAATCCAGTGTTAACGAAAAG ATTATTAAAAGACCACATTCAAACTCTGGTCCCCCATATTTGGAAGATCTAATAGCCAAGAATGAAAAACCGATTGCCTTTGTTGCAAAGCCTTCTGGAGATCAGATTCTCACTGACATCATAAGCTCGACCCCTGAGCTGACACACTTTCACGACTGTGTTAAGGCGAG CACCCCAGTTAGGCCCAACACCGAAGAGCCACTTAAAGATGAGTCTGAGGCCAGCTTGGAGGACCAGATGAGGGAAAGGGATGAGCTCAAAGTGGAAGagaagggaggagaggtgcagaAAAatgagcaggagcagcaggaggtggaggtggacgAAGATGACAGTATGGAGTGGGAACTCCGCAACACCGACTCCGTATTCTCTGAACTGTCAGAGCTGAGTCGAGATTACGTGGACAGTGTGGACCAAGGGGCCAGTATTAGAG GAAGCGCAGACCAGTTTGAGGAGATTCTTGCTCAGTTTGAGGAACTGAAAGTCATCCA CGAGTTAGTGGAAGCCGCCCGTAAGGCTTTGATATTTCGGGTCGTCGAGCTGACCGACGACCGCTCGGCTCTCATCCTGGAAGTTGCCACTCTTCAGGAAACGGTTTCAAGATTGGAGGGGCGGatgaaggagaaggaggaggaaattAAGAG ACTGCGGAGAGAGCTGGAGGCATGCCAGTCTGAGGGTCCCGAT GCCTGTCTGCCCACGTCCACGCGTCAGTTCTCGCGTTCTGAAATGGCCCGTGTGGTCATGGAGAAGAACCAGTATAAGCAGCGTCTGTTTGAGCTGCAGGAGGCCATGAGACATAGCCAGACACTCCG GGCGACAAAGGAGGAGAAGTACACAGAGGAAGGAAGGTCAAGCGTTTGGAGACG aTTCAACCGCTTGTTTGGCCTGACAAAGGGACCACTCGTACCACCTTCCACTTCTGCATTGTTCATAGCAACTTCACCATCACTCAGCCGCTCTCCTCTGGGATCGCCACAGCTACCATCTACCATTCGAGCCCAGGCTGA TGTCAAGCTGATAAACACCAGCGGCATCTTCTCCAGATCTGCTTCTCCTGCTGTCGTTTCACCGCGTGTCAGGAGGAGGGAACTCTACAGAGAAATGCGCTCCTACATTTGGGGGACTCTGGGAAAGCGGCAGATACATGGTTGGAGCACGCCACTGACAGGCACACAG GAACCTGTACCTGAGCCTAAAGATGTGCCTGTCCTAGTCCAGCTAAGACTGTTGGATCAAAGAGACTCCACTGCCAAG ctgaACTGTGCTGTTGCAGTCTCACCCGAGATCTCCGGAGAGCCCACA TGTTCTGTGTGGGTAGTTTCTGGCCCTGCCTCCTGCAGTGATATTACAGTGATTGATCCAGCACGGTCCAACACAGTACTGGATCAGTTCAGCCTCCCTCCCACAGCCCCTGCCCTCTGCATCTGCGCTGTGCCTCCCATAG GTAAATCTGCAGGGACTGTGTGGATTGGAACTCAGGAAGGAAG CGTTCTATTACATCGAGCCTCTGCTGACAGGAGATGCTGTCTGCAGTCAGTATGTCTCTCAGAGGGCGTTCATTCACTCAT GTATTCCAACAGTCAGGTTATAGCTGGTTTAGCTGATGGGACTCTGGCATTTTTCTCACACACTTCAG ATGGCTGGAATCTGCAGTCACACTCTGTGATGCCTCTTGGATCAAACCCTTTGCAGCCCATTCGCTGTTGCCTTGTTAAAGGTGGCCGTCTGTGGGTGGGGTACTGGAACAAAGTTCATGTGGTCGACACCGACAGCAAGAAGGTGGAG CAAATATTTTCAGTGTCGGAGCGCAGTGAGCAACAGGTTCGCTTCCTGTGTGCGGGGGGAAGCGGCGTCTGGACGTCCTGCCGACTCGACCCAATCCTCAGGCTGTTTGATTGGTCCACTGGACGGCCGCTGCAGGAAGTCGATTTTTCTTCTTTGGTCACAAAATCATTAG GCCTGCCCTACCTGACGCTCTCACCTCTCCAGATCTCTTCTCTAACTGTCATCTCTGGTCGTCTGTGGGTGGGCACAGGAGGTGGTGCCATTTTCTCCATCCCCTTGTCTATAA CCTCAGAAGATGCGTCCATCCCGTACAGCTTAACCGCATCAGCCCAGCTGTCCTACCATGGACACAGACAAGCGGTCAGATTCATCACTGCTGCACCCG GTTGTTTGATCACCTCTCCTGGCAGCAGCCATGTCACTACCGCTCAGCTCATCCTCAGTGGAGGAGAGGGCTATATCAATTTCCGAATTG GAGATGATGCAAGTGACGATTCGACTGAGGTGTCTCAGGCGGCCACCCCGCAGCGCTCAGAACGCAGTCACATGATCATCTGGCAGAATCCCCCTCCCTCTATGCCCAGCCCTGCACTCTGA